A genomic stretch from Halichoerus grypus chromosome 7, mHalGry1.hap1.1, whole genome shotgun sequence includes:
- the LOC118549505 gene encoding zinc finger protein 22, translated as MRLGKPKGSISRSSSQGKAYENPRKTGRQRQKWGMTVRFDSSLSRLRRSLDEKPYKCTECEKSFSQSSTLFQHQKIHTGKKSHKCADCGKSFFQSSNLIQHRRIHTGEKPYKCDECGERFKQSSNLIQHQRIHTGEKPYQCDECGRCFSQSSHLIQHQRTHTGEKPYQCSECGKCFSQSSHLRQHMKVHKEEKPRKTRGKNIRSKTHLVSSWKAGTSRKSVAGLR; from the coding sequence ATGCGGTTAGGAAAACCAAAGGGAAGTATTTCTCGGAGCTCAAGCCAAGGAAAAGCCTATGAGAACCCACGCAAAACAGGCCGGCAGCGGCAAAAATGGGGAATGACTGTTCGATTTGACTCAAGCTTGAGTAGACTGAGAAGAAGCCTGGATGAGAAGCCTTATAAATGTACTGAATGTGAAAAGAGTTTCAGTCAGAGCTCAACTCTTTTTCAACACCAGAAGATTCACACTGGAAAGAAATCCCATAAATGTGCCGATTGTGGGAAAAGTTTCTTTCAGAGCTCTAACCTCATTCAGCATCGGCGGATCCATACCGGGGAAAAACCCTATAAATGTGATGAGTGTGGAGAAAGGTTTAAACAGAGCTCAAATCTCATTCAGcaccagagaattcatactggagaaaaaccctatCAGTGTGATGAGTGTGGCCGATGTTTCAGCCAGAGTTCCCACCTTATTCAACATCAGAGAACCcacacaggggagaagccctACCAGTGCAGTGAATGTGGCAAATGCTTCAGCCAGAGCTCTCATCTTAGGCAGCACATGAAGGTGCACAAAGAAGAGAAACCTCGTAAAACCCGGGGCAAAAATATTAGGTCAAAAACTCACTTAGTGTCATCCTGGAAAGCTGGTACAAGTAGGAAGTCAGTGGCTGGTCTCCGCTAA